One segment of Manihot esculenta cultivar AM560-2 chromosome 4, M.esculenta_v8, whole genome shotgun sequence DNA contains the following:
- the LOC110607964 gene encoding uncharacterized protein LOC110607964, which produces MEGDELIFFEEKLDRKLTSRSWCNCFPDAKGSACRELIVKSWSNYSHLGLIDRLPFCAKVLLRWGSEFRQKYKRELADCLCSMRILRGSSAQEDIQMFHQAKSRYHELLYYREMHWQQRAKEFWLRDGDQNTRFFHIAAIAR; this is translated from the exons ATGGAAGGGGATGAACTGATTTTTTTCGAAGAAAAACTAGATAGAAAATTAACTAGTAGAAGTTGGTGTAATTGTTTTCCTGATGCGAAAGGTTCG GCTTGTAGAGAGCTTATTGTGAAAAGCTGGTCGAATTATAGCCACTTGGGCTTAATTGATAGACTTCCTTTTTGTGCTAAAGTGCTTTTGAGGTGGGGTTCTGAATTTCGTCAGAAGTACAAAAGGGAATTAGCAGATTGCTTATGCTCTATGAGGATCCTACGTGGATCCAGTGCACAAGAGGATATCCAAATGTTTCATCAAGCTAAGTCGCGATATCATGAACTTCTTTACTATCGTGAAATGCATTGGCAACAGAGAGCAAAAGAGTTCTGGTTGAGGGATGGGGATCAGAACACTAGGTTCTTCCATATTGCAGCTATCGCTAGATAA